A single genomic interval of Rhizobium leguminosarum bv. trifolii WSM1325 harbors:
- a CDS encoding transcriptional regulator, MarR family (PFAM: regulatory protein MarR~SMART: regulatory protein MarR~KEGG: rec:RHECIAT_CH0004318 probable transcriptional regulator protein, MarR family) codes for MSDVLTKTPSVEPAEPDRENVPRIGRSMARMRLMTGRRLIGRLAIQSAAPGLELSHLDVLDAVRRAQPAGEVTVGMIAEMLRIDPSRASRVVADMVGRNVLRREASQADARRIVVVMTEVGQDLLAEIVAQKLAIISEIVSDWRQEDVERFAALFERFIGGYEAVFLSRDKDMPG; via the coding sequence ATGAGCGACGTTCTGACCAAGACCCCTTCTGTGGAGCCGGCCGAGCCGGATCGTGAAAACGTGCCGCGTATCGGCCGGAGCATGGCGCGCATGCGGCTGATGACCGGGCGGCGGCTGATCGGCCGCCTGGCGATCCAGAGTGCTGCACCGGGCCTCGAGCTTTCGCATCTCGACGTGCTCGATGCCGTGCGCAGGGCGCAGCCTGCCGGCGAGGTCACGGTCGGCATGATCGCGGAGATGCTGCGCATCGATCCGTCACGGGCAAGCCGGGTGGTGGCCGACATGGTCGGGCGCAACGTGCTGCGCCGCGAGGCCTCGCAGGCCGATGCGCGGCGGATCGTCGTCGTCATGACCGAGGTTGGCCAGGACCTGCTTGCCGAGATCGTCGCGCAGAAGCTTGCGATCATTTCCGAGATCGTTTCCGACTGGCGACAGGAGGATGTCGAGCGCTTCGCAGCGCTTTTCGAGCGCTTCATCGGCGGCTACGAGGCGGTTTTCCTGTCGCGCGACAAGGATATGCCGGGCTGA